One Thermoanaerobacter pseudethanolicus ATCC 33223 DNA window includes the following coding sequences:
- the thiM gene encoding hydroxyethylthiazole kinase, with translation MKKELLKILREKKPLVHHITNIVTVNDCANITLAIGALPVMAHALEEVEEMVSAADALVLNIGTLTNEQVEAMIKAGKAANRLKVPVILDPVGAGATKLRTQSSKKILEEVKISVIKGNSAEISILAGKGGKIRGVESQSGADDISEAAKDLANAYNVVVAVSGVTDIITDGKRIAYVKNGHPMMGTVTGTGCMLTSVVASFCGVCEDYFAATVEAFVAFGIAGERAAQSSNVKGPGSFKVTFFDEIYNLTPEIIEKDKKVEYE, from the coding sequence ATGAAAAAAGAATTGTTGAAAATTTTAAGAGAGAAAAAACCTTTAGTTCACCATATTACAAATATAGTTACTGTCAATGATTGTGCTAATATAACACTGGCTATAGGAGCATTGCCAGTCATGGCACATGCCTTGGAAGAAGTAGAAGAAATGGTAAGTGCAGCAGATGCTTTAGTTTTAAATATAGGCACTCTTACAAATGAACAAGTAGAAGCGATGATAAAGGCAGGAAAGGCTGCAAATAGACTTAAAGTACCAGTTATATTAGACCCTGTTGGAGCGGGAGCTACGAAGCTTAGGACACAAAGCTCAAAAAAGATATTAGAAGAGGTAAAAATTTCTGTGATAAAAGGGAATAGTGCTGAGATTTCAATACTTGCAGGCAAAGGTGGGAAGATACGCGGTGTAGAATCTCAAAGCGGAGCAGATGATATTTCTGAAGCTGCAAAAGATTTAGCAAACGCGTACAACGTTGTAGTAGCAGTGTCAGGTGTTACTGACATAATTACTGATGGAAAAAGAATTGCGTATGTAAAAAATGGGCATCCTATGATGGGCACTGTTACTGGCACAGGTTGTATGCTTACCTCTGTAGTAGCGAGCTTCTGCGGAGTATGTGAAGATTATTTTGCAGCTACAGTAGAAGCTTTTGTAGCTTTTGGAATAGCAGGTGAAAGAGCCGCTCAAAGCAGCAATGTCAAAGGGCCCGGCAGTTTTAAAGTGACATTTTTTGATGAGATATATAATCTCACGCCGGAGATAATAGAAAAAGATAAGAAGGTGGAGTATGAATAA
- the thiE gene encoding thiamine phosphate synthase has translation MDLTLYAITDRSYIKNMDIAEAVELAIKGGATVIQLREKDISSREFYEIALKVKEVTKRNRIPLIINDRVDIALAVDADGVHVGQEDLPADIVRKIIGRDKIVGVSARTVEEALKAQRDGADYLGVGAVFKTPTKPEAEAIGIEGLKKIKEAVTIPVVAIGGITKDNAYEVMLKSGADGISSVSAVFYGDIENNTRKLLEVIKKAINDRRI, from the coding sequence ATGGACTTAACCCTTTATGCTATAACGGATAGGTCTTACATAAAGAATATGGATATTGCTGAAGCAGTAGAACTAGCGATAAAAGGCGGTGCAACAGTAATTCAACTGAGAGAAAAAGATATATCAAGTAGGGAATTTTATGAAATTGCTCTCAAAGTTAAAGAAGTGACAAAAAGAAATAGAATCCCTCTCATTATTAACGACAGAGTGGATATAGCTTTGGCAGTAGATGCAGATGGAGTTCACGTTGGACAGGAGGATTTGCCGGCAGATATTGTAAGAAAAATAATAGGTCGTGATAAAATAGTAGGGGTATCAGCGAGAACAGTGGAAGAAGCTTTAAAGGCACAAAGGGATGGAGCGGATTATTTAGGGGTAGGTGCGGTGTTTAAGACTCCAACAAAGCCGGAGGCAGAAGCCATTGGAATAGAAGGGTTAAAAAAAATAAAAGAGGCTGTTACTATTCCAGTCGTTGCAATAGGAGGTATAACGAAGGATAATGCTTATGAAGTCATGTTAAAGTCAGGAGCAGATGGGATATCCTCAGTTTCAGCTGTATTTTATGGGGATATAGAAAACAATACAAGAAAACTCTTGGAGGTTATAAAAAAAGCGATAAATGATAGGAGGATTTGA
- the thiD gene encoding bifunctional hydroxymethylpyrimidine kinase/phosphomethylpyrimidine kinase, producing the protein MKLALTIAGSDSGGGAGIQADLKTFSAHGVYGMSVITSITAQNTMGVLGIEDISPDMVYLQMKAIFEDLYPDAVKIGMVSNESIIKMIAKGLKDYNVKNIVLDPVMISKSGSYLLKPEAVEALKKELIPLSLVVTPNLMEAGELIGKEIKNVSDMKEAAKKILDYGAKTVIVKGGHLTGDALDVFYDGKEFYEITSERIDTKNTHGTGCTFSSAIAANIALGHDLVESIKRAKAYITGAIKHSLAIGHGVGPTNHFWNIEIRKV; encoded by the coding sequence ATGAAATTAGCCCTTACTATTGCCGGTTCTGATTCTGGGGGAGGAGCAGGTATACAGGCAGATTTAAAGACTTTTTCAGCCCATGGAGTATACGGCATGAGTGTCATTACTTCAATAACAGCGCAAAATACCATGGGGGTTTTGGGAATTGAGGATATAAGCCCCGATATGGTGTATTTGCAGATGAAGGCAATTTTTGAGGATTTATATCCAGATGCAGTGAAGATAGGTATGGTATCTAATGAAAGCATAATTAAAATGATTGCAAAAGGGTTAAAAGATTACAATGTAAAAAATATTGTGTTGGACCCTGTCATGATTTCAAAAAGTGGAAGCTATTTATTAAAGCCGGAAGCAGTGGAGGCTTTGAAAAAGGAATTGATTCCTTTAAGCCTTGTAGTTACTCCAAATCTTATGGAAGCGGGAGAATTAATTGGAAAAGAAATTAAAAATGTATCGGATATGAAGGAAGCGGCTAAAAAAATTTTAGATTATGGAGCAAAGACAGTAATTGTAAAAGGTGGACATCTTACAGGAGATGCTTTAGATGTATTTTACGATGGAAAAGAGTTTTATGAAATTACATCAGAGAGGATTGATACTAAAAACACGCATGGTACAGGCTGCACATTTTCCTCAGCTATAGCTGCCAATATTGCTTTAGGCCATGATTTAGTTGAGTCGATAAAAAGAGCGAAAGCATACATTACAGGGGCTATAAAACATTCGTTGGCCATAGGGCATGGAGTAGGTCCTACTAACCATTTTTGGAATATAGAAATAAGGAAGGTGTGA